A window from Pirellulales bacterium encodes these proteins:
- a CDS encoding tetratricopeptide repeat protein, with translation MITCPTTDSLEKFLRHGLDDAEYKFFESHIESCSSCQETLQRISISIPAKIHPQLLNALSETDLTNSSVAEAFFFARLTEEVLARQLPDLTPPMEDFAEICSAPELAGYEILGELGRGASGVVFRARHLELNRLVALKVLSSASHLSSEAQQRFRLEAQAIARLRHPNIVQVYDYGKKGNYPYLALELIEGDNLARWLAGVPRPAAESARLVEVLAKAISYAHCRGVIHRDLKPSNVLLETKCAKSIRPSIERPSETVWSDCDLKITDFGLAKIGSDFNETASQLTQSGMVLGTPSYIAPEQVCGHTNEVGPAADVYSLGAILYEMLTGRPPFHGATPMETLLQAAHQEPVPLLRLAPQVPRDLQTICLKCLEKNIAKRYATASDLAADLERFRKHEPIVARPLGRGRRLWRWARRHPVQAMAISTIVLLFFAIASGAIWLSYKNATKLRLTEDNLHEVAQLQSEGNWSDANAVLAQVKERLGAGPPLELRDRIKQLDQNARNHDLLRRFDDIRLERANVEKVPFNNFQADQDYAIAFRDAGIIDTNKDPAAIAMRIAASSIRAPLLAAMDDWAVCTNDTKRRTLLMDVARRADPDVWRDCVRDPVTWEDTDRLVQLAKTAPVKEESVQLLVAVGDRLQTKRRDSIEFLNRVQQTYPADFWANYFLGIALTKKKSPDAAGYFRAALALRPSSAAVYEGLGNALRAVGQVDEAIKQYWRAIQINPSYSGSYVSLGSALKTQGMVREAIEQYREAVKIDPNNAWGHYVLGNALREYCRLDEAIEQYNQAIALNPQLTQPHYDLGTALTYAGKFPEAIEECEIALRMHPKSGIAHYNIGIILQIQGRLSDSVEQFQTAVQLSPKLERAYEALGQSLMALGNFNDAEVAIHHALALLPEGHPLHSFVKLQLDQCQRLFDLEKHLPAGVANNANAFDEDTDRLLAELYFIKQQYDSSTRLYSACFETSLQPKDELYRSCGFEAACAAARTANCIHNDGDLSVDAERLLNIQQARKWLRMTLDAWASTLGSCQSNCTLLHKLYSWQASPDLSGLRDFNSIERLSPEEARECRELWDDWADVLRRAENLN, from the coding sequence ATGATAACTTGTCCCACAACAGATTCACTTGAAAAGTTCCTCAGGCATGGTCTCGATGATGCCGAATATAAATTTTTCGAATCCCACATCGAAAGCTGCTCCAGTTGCCAGGAAACGCTTCAGCGAATATCGATCAGTATTCCGGCCAAAATTCATCCACAGCTTTTGAATGCTCTGTCCGAAACGGACCTGACTAATTCATCGGTTGCCGAAGCGTTTTTTTTTGCTCGGCTTACCGAAGAGGTGCTAGCGCGTCAATTGCCGGATCTTACTCCGCCGATGGAAGACTTTGCTGAAATTTGTTCCGCTCCAGAACTAGCTGGCTACGAAATTCTGGGAGAATTAGGGCGTGGTGCGTCGGGAGTAGTATTCCGAGCTCGCCACCTGGAATTAAATCGGTTAGTGGCTTTAAAAGTCCTGTCGTCAGCATCGCATCTATCTAGCGAGGCCCAACAACGGTTTCGACTCGAGGCGCAGGCCATCGCCCGCTTACGACATCCAAATATCGTGCAAGTTTACGATTATGGAAAAAAAGGTAACTATCCTTATCTTGCGCTGGAATTAATTGAAGGGGACAATCTGGCACGGTGGCTGGCCGGGGTTCCTCGGCCAGCAGCAGAATCGGCTCGCCTAGTCGAGGTTCTTGCCAAGGCAATTAGTTATGCCCACTGTCGTGGTGTGATCCACCGCGATCTAAAACCCTCCAACGTTTTGCTCGAAACGAAATGCGCAAAATCTATCCGTCCTTCGATCGAACGCCCTTCTGAAACAGTATGGTCCGACTGCGACCTAAAAATCACTGACTTTGGACTGGCAAAGATTGGTTCCGATTTTAACGAAACGGCGAGTCAACTAACTCAATCAGGAATGGTCTTGGGTACACCCTCATACATTGCACCAGAGCAAGTGTGCGGGCACACAAACGAGGTTGGTCCCGCCGCGGACGTGTATTCGCTGGGCGCCATCTTATACGAAATGCTAACGGGTCGCCCGCCATTTCATGGCGCTACGCCGATGGAAACACTGTTGCAAGCGGCCCACCAGGAACCTGTTCCGTTGCTCCGGTTGGCGCCGCAAGTACCACGCGATTTGCAGACCATCTGCCTGAAGTGTCTGGAAAAAAATATTGCCAAGCGGTATGCCACGGCATCAGATCTAGCCGCTGATTTGGAACGGTTTCGCAAACACGAGCCAATCGTGGCTCGTCCCTTGGGCCGTGGTCGTCGACTTTGGCGTTGGGCCCGTCGGCACCCTGTGCAAGCAATGGCAATATCAACAATTGTTTTGTTGTTCTTTGCGATTGCTAGCGGAGCGATTTGGCTAAGCTACAAGAACGCGACAAAATTGCGACTCACGGAAGACAATTTGCATGAGGTCGCTCAACTGCAGTCAGAAGGCAATTGGTCGGACGCCAATGCTGTGCTTGCTCAAGTGAAAGAACGGTTGGGAGCCGGCCCACCTCTTGAGCTCCGCGATCGCATCAAGCAGTTAGACCAAAATGCTCGTAATCATGATTTGTTGAGGCGTTTTGATGATATTCGCTTGGAACGCGCAAACGTAGAAAAAGTGCCATTTAACAATTTCCAAGCCGATCAAGATTATGCAATTGCATTTCGAGACGCAGGCATTATCGATACGAACAAGGATCCTGCAGCTATTGCGATGAGAATCGCCGCGTCGTCGATCCGCGCGCCGCTGCTTGCTGCAATGGACGATTGGGCTGTCTGCACGAATGATACAAAACGACGGACGCTTTTAATGGACGTCGCTCGGCGGGCCGATCCAGATGTATGGCGCGACTGTGTCCGCGATCCGGTTACGTGGGAGGATACCGACAGGCTAGTGCAACTGGCTAAAACCGCACCTGTCAAAGAGGAATCGGTCCAATTACTCGTCGCCGTAGGTGATCGATTGCAGACCAAGAGACGCGACTCAATTGAATTCCTTAACCGAGTGCAACAAACCTATCCCGCCGATTTTTGGGCCAACTATTTCTTGGGAATTGCGCTGACAAAAAAGAAATCACCCGACGCTGCAGGCTATTTCCGCGCGGCTTTAGCCCTTCGTCCTAGTTCGGCAGCTGTCTACGAGGGTTTAGGGAATGCCTTGCGAGCTGTAGGACAAGTTGATGAAGCGATCAAACAGTATTGGCGAGCAATACAAATCAATCCCAGTTATAGCGGGAGCTACGTTAGTTTGGGGAGTGCGTTGAAGACGCAGGGAATGGTTCGTGAAGCAATTGAACAATATCGTGAGGCAGTGAAAATCGACCCGAATAACGCGTGGGGACACTATGTTCTCGGCAATGCCCTCAGGGAATATTGCCGACTTGACGAAGCCATTGAGCAGTATAATCAGGCAATTGCCCTGAATCCGCAGTTAACTCAACCGCATTACGATTTGGGAACCGCTCTGACCTACGCCGGCAAGTTTCCGGAGGCAATCGAGGAATGTGAAATAGCACTTCGCATGCATCCGAAGAGTGGCATTGCCCATTACAACATTGGGATTATTTTGCAAATCCAAGGACGTTTGAGCGATTCGGTGGAACAGTTTCAAACCGCCGTTCAACTCAGCCCCAAATTAGAGAGGGCCTACGAAGCACTAGGGCAATCATTAATGGCCCTGGGCAATTTCAACGACGCTGAAGTCGCAATTCACCACGCTCTTGCATTGCTGCCTGAAGGGCATCCCCTGCACAGCTTTGTTAAGCTTCAACTTGATCAATGCCAACGTCTTTTTGATTTGGAAAAACACCTCCCTGCTGGGGTCGCGAATAATGCTAATGCCTTTGACGAAGACACCGACCGATTGCTGGCCGAATTGTACTTCATTAAACAACAATATGACTCATCAACACGTCTGTATAGCGCATGCTTCGAAACTTCATTACAACCAAAAGACGAATTATATCGTAGTTGCGGCTTTGAGGCGGCATGTGCTGCGGCGCGAACTGCAAACTGTATTCATAACGATGGCGACCTATCAGTCGATGCGGAACGACTACTTAATATTCAACAAGCACGCAAATGGTTGCGGATGACTTTGGACGCCTGGGCTTCGACGCTAGGCAGTTGCCAATCGAATTGCACACTACTACATAAACTTTATTCATGGCAAGCCAGCCCTGATCTGTCGGGACTGCGAGATTTCAACTCAATCGAAAGGTTGTCACCGGAAGAAGCACGCGAGTGCCGAGAGCTATGGGATGATTGGGCCGATGTGTTGAGGCGGGCAGAGAATTTAAATTAA
- a CDS encoding sigma-70 family RNA polymerase sigma factor — MRDDGITRSDSKSETTEENVCGSTNRWVKSSFCVSLESKPSGLRQCYFVKGLAVAYSSNSITRITLLSRLKSVPDDPSAWAEFVHRYGRKIIAWCRSWGLQEADAQDVTQNVFLNLTTSLRDFRYDSRGCFRAWLKTITHHAWRDYLEKRNKLVTPSECDLVHDQLSAFEARDDLSTRLTELVEQELFREAAARVRLRVEPRTWDAFRLLAIDGQSGAQTARQLGMKVATVFVARSKVQRMLCEEVKRLGDE, encoded by the coding sequence GTGAGGGACGATGGCATCACAAGGTCGGATTCAAAATCAGAAACCACCGAAGAAAATGTTTGCGGCTCAACCAATCGATGGGTAAAATCAAGCTTCTGTGTCAGTCTTGAATCGAAACCATCTGGGTTGAGGCAGTGCTATTTCGTGAAAGGGCTCGCAGTGGCCTATTCCTCAAATTCAATCACGCGCATCACATTGCTTAGTCGGCTAAAATCGGTTCCAGATGATCCGTCCGCCTGGGCCGAATTTGTGCATCGCTATGGCCGAAAAATTATCGCTTGGTGCCGGTCCTGGGGACTCCAAGAAGCTGACGCCCAAGATGTAACGCAAAATGTTTTTCTTAATCTAACGACTAGCCTTCGAGATTTTCGCTACGATTCAAGAGGCTGTTTCCGCGCTTGGTTAAAAACAATCACTCACCACGCATGGCGAGACTACCTTGAGAAGCGTAACAAGCTTGTCACGCCAAGCGAATGCGATTTGGTGCACGATCAGCTTTCAGCCTTCGAAGCTCGCGACGATCTTTCCACGAGGCTCACTGAGCTGGTTGAGCAAGAACTTTTCCGAGAAGCTGCTGCCCGGGTTCGTCTTCGTGTCGAACCACGCACTTGGGATGCTTTCCGCCTACTAGCGATTGATGGCCAGTCAGGCGCACAAACGGCTAGACAACTCGGCATGAAAGTAGCAACTGTCTTCGTCGCCCGGAGCAAAGTACAAAGGATGCTTTGCGAAGAGGTAAAACGTCTGGGAGATGAGTAA
- a CDS encoding AraC family transcriptional regulator: MSKKFRTSDIGNCGTIAAAELMETVPQQLVRDARRFCFELTRNSSIEVRVICGGWERVRSGQAIEIKKFPRYAIEFVAAGTGWVVFDDKEHALIPGSVFGYMPGSSLKISVNSGEFLEKYYIVFAGQGARKIFRWADLVSRGVRQTSAIHQIRELFELMIANGLAQTRYSPTLCASLLPALAYKIAEQPALADRNDVRAFATYQEIQKLIDRDFLKFKSVEQVAAYNQLSVTYICRLFKRFNYVTPYNYLLRRRMQFAAGLLSDPQFLIKQAARQLGFADQFQFSRAFKRCIGISPVKFQRKLHRYSKE, encoded by the coding sequence ATGTCGAAAAAGTTTCGGACGTCAGATATCGGCAACTGCGGGACCATTGCTGCCGCAGAACTAATGGAAACCGTTCCTCAGCAGCTAGTTCGTGATGCAAGACGGTTTTGCTTTGAGCTAACACGAAATTCGAGCATTGAAGTCAGAGTTATTTGTGGCGGGTGGGAACGTGTCCGGAGCGGGCAGGCGATTGAGATTAAAAAGTTTCCACGTTATGCAATTGAATTTGTTGCGGCGGGAACAGGGTGGGTGGTATTTGACGACAAAGAGCACGCATTAATTCCCGGATCCGTGTTTGGATATATGCCAGGCTCGTCTTTAAAAATATCTGTTAACTCGGGCGAGTTCCTCGAAAAATACTACATCGTGTTTGCTGGACAAGGTGCTCGGAAAATTTTTCGGTGGGCCGATTTGGTTTCGAGAGGTGTTAGGCAAACTAGTGCGATTCATCAGATACGCGAATTGTTCGAGTTGATGATTGCAAATGGCCTTGCTCAAACCCGATATAGTCCGACCTTGTGTGCATCGTTGTTGCCGGCGTTGGCCTATAAAATTGCTGAACAACCAGCCTTGGCCGACAGAAACGATGTCCGGGCATTTGCCACTTACCAGGAAATTCAAAAGTTGATCGATCGGGACTTTTTGAAATTTAAGAGCGTTGAACAAGTGGCCGCATACAACCAGCTTTCAGTGACATATATCTGCCGACTTTTCAAACGATTCAATTACGTCACACCTTATAACTATTTACTGCGTCGTCGAATGCAGTTTGCAGCCGGGTTGCTTAGCGATCCACAGTTTCTGATTAAGCAAGCCGCTCGTCAACTTGGATTTGCTGACCAGTTCCAATTCTCACGTGCCTTTAAGCGCTGCATTGGAATTTCGCCAGTAAAATTTCAACGCAAACTGCATAGATATTCAAAAGAGTGA